A single window of Kitasatospora sp. HUAS MG31 DNA harbors:
- a CDS encoding S1 family peptidase — translation MKKPLIGALSALLLAGAGGLAGAAPAAARTAEPAPPKAAAPVAVDFAGTVALSNCSGSLVRLPGSAAGDPALILSNGHCLETGMPGPGQVVTNRSSNRSFTLLSSSGGRLGTVRASKIAYGTMTDTDVSIYQLTSTYADIQSRYGISPLTIADTHPVAGSAIKVVSGYWKRIYSCNVDGFVYRLKEGSWTFKDSVRYTSSCNTIGGTSGSPVVDVATGKVVAVNNTGNEDGESCTVNNPCEVDQSGKVTVRKGINYAQETYLIPACFAPGNKLDLNRAGCVLPKP, via the coding sequence ATGAAGAAGCCGCTCATCGGCGCGCTGTCCGCACTCCTGCTCGCCGGGGCCGGTGGCCTCGCGGGCGCCGCACCCGCCGCCGCCCGGACCGCCGAGCCCGCACCGCCGAAGGCCGCCGCCCCGGTCGCCGTGGACTTCGCCGGCACCGTGGCGCTGAGCAACTGCTCCGGATCCCTGGTCCGGCTCCCCGGCTCCGCCGCCGGCGACCCGGCCCTGATCCTCTCCAACGGCCACTGCCTGGAGACCGGCATGCCCGGACCCGGCCAGGTGGTCACCAACCGTTCGTCCAACCGCAGCTTCACGCTGCTGAGTTCGAGCGGCGGCCGGCTCGGGACGGTCCGCGCGAGCAAGATCGCGTACGGGACCATGACCGACACCGACGTGTCGATCTACCAGCTCACCTCCACCTATGCCGACATCCAGTCCCGCTACGGGATCAGCCCGCTGACCATCGCCGACACCCACCCGGTGGCCGGCTCGGCGATCAAGGTGGTCTCCGGTTACTGGAAGCGGATCTACTCCTGCAACGTGGACGGCTTCGTCTACCGGCTCAAGGAGGGCTCCTGGACCTTCAAGGACTCGGTCCGGTACACCTCCAGCTGCAACACCATCGGCGGGACCTCCGGCTCGCCGGTCGTGGACGTCGCCACCGGCAAGGTGGTCGCGGTGAACAACACCGGCAACGAGGACGGCGAGTCCTGCACCGTGAACAACCCCTGCGAGGTCGACCAGAGCGGCAAGGTGACGGTCCGCAAGGGCATCAACTACGCCCAGGAGACCTACCTGATCCCCGCCTGCTTCGCCCCGGGCAACAAGCTGGACCTGAACCGGGCCGGCTGCGTCCTGCCCAAGCCGTAG
- a CDS encoding DUF2277 domain-containing protein, whose translation MCRSIKTLRPPMTPEVTPEDIHAAALQYVRKISGFRAPAAHNREVFDRAVAAVAEATAELLADLEIRGAHSAA comes from the coding sequence ATGTGCCGAAGCATCAAGACCCTCCGCCCCCCGATGACGCCCGAGGTCACCCCCGAGGACATCCACGCGGCCGCTCTCCAGTACGTCCGCAAGATCTCCGGCTTCCGCGCCCCCGCCGCCCACAACCGGGAGGTCTTCGACCGCGCCGTGGCCGCGGTCGCGGAGGCCACCGCCGAACTCCTCGCCGACCTGGAGATCCGCGGCGCCCACTCGGCGGCCTGA
- a CDS encoding MFS transporter yields the protein MPDTPYRWRWVALFVILAAEVMDLLDSLVTNIAAPAIRADIGGGESTIQWLGAAYTLAMAIGLITGGRLGDIFGRRRVYLIGAVGFTLGSIACGLAQEPAQLVAARAFQGLLGAVMLPQGLGIMKEIFSEKEQATAFGMFGPVMGLSTVGGPILAGWLVDADLWGTGWRMIFLINIPLGLFAIGGGIAFLPEWKNARAVRLDLLGALLAAAASALMVYPLVQGREHDWPAWAFVLIGLSVAVFAVFGWYERRRSRTGGDPLVEPSLFAKRGFSGGMVLGLVFFSAMTGFWLTFSLYTQLGLHYSPFKAGLTGIPSSLGMVVAFVSSQALQRFGRTVMHAGLVVMVLGVGGLILTLQLAGTGVTPWQLIPALTVAGFGMGLVMAPFFDTVLASVEPHETGSASGTLTSVQQLGAALGTAILGTVFFERIKTTDFVKAEQFTLGVEIAMLVVVFAAVFLLPRHARTHAEAASDADTPAVPEPELTA from the coding sequence GTGCCCGACACCCCGTACAGATGGCGATGGGTCGCGCTCTTCGTGATCCTCGCCGCCGAGGTCATGGACCTCCTCGACTCGCTCGTCACCAACATCGCCGCACCCGCCATCCGCGCCGACATCGGGGGCGGCGAGTCGACCATCCAGTGGCTGGGCGCGGCCTACACCCTCGCCATGGCCATCGGCCTGATCACCGGCGGCCGGCTCGGCGACATCTTCGGCCGGCGCCGGGTCTACCTGATCGGTGCGGTCGGCTTCACCCTCGGCTCGATCGCCTGCGGCCTCGCCCAGGAACCGGCCCAGCTGGTCGCGGCCCGCGCGTTCCAGGGCCTCCTCGGCGCGGTGATGCTGCCGCAGGGCCTGGGCATCATGAAGGAGATCTTCTCCGAGAAGGAGCAGGCCACCGCGTTCGGCATGTTCGGCCCGGTCATGGGCCTGTCCACGGTCGGCGGCCCGATCCTCGCCGGCTGGCTGGTCGACGCCGACCTGTGGGGCACCGGCTGGCGGATGATCTTCCTGATCAACATCCCGCTCGGCCTGTTCGCCATCGGCGGCGGCATCGCCTTCCTCCCCGAGTGGAAGAACGCCCGCGCCGTACGCCTCGACCTGCTCGGCGCGCTGCTCGCCGCGGCCGCCTCGGCGCTCATGGTCTACCCGCTGGTCCAGGGCCGCGAGCACGACTGGCCCGCGTGGGCGTTCGTCCTGATCGGGCTCTCCGTCGCCGTGTTCGCGGTGTTCGGCTGGTACGAGCGCCGGCGCAGCCGCACCGGCGGTGACCCGCTGGTCGAGCCCAGCCTGTTCGCCAAGCGCGGCTTCAGCGGCGGCATGGTCCTCGGCCTGGTCTTCTTCTCGGCGATGACCGGCTTCTGGCTGACCTTCAGCCTCTACACCCAGCTCGGCCTGCACTACTCGCCGTTCAAGGCCGGTCTGACCGGTATCCCCTCCTCGCTGGGCATGGTCGTCGCCTTCGTCTCCTCGCAGGCCCTGCAGCGGTTCGGCCGCACGGTGATGCACGCGGGTCTGGTCGTCATGGTGCTGGGCGTCGGCGGTCTGATCCTCACCCTCCAGCTCGCCGGTACCGGGGTCACCCCCTGGCAGCTGATCCCCGCCCTCACGGTGGCCGGCTTCGGCATGGGTCTGGTGATGGCGCCGTTCTTCGACACCGTGCTCGCCTCGGTCGAGCCGCACGAGACCGGTTCCGCCTCCGGCACCCTCACCTCGGTCCAGCAGCTCGGCGCCGCCCTCGGCACCGCGATCCTCGGCACGGTCTTCTTCGAGCGGATCAAGACCACCGACTTCGTCAAGGCCGAGCAGTTCACGCTGGGTGTCGAGATCGCCATGCTGGTGGTCGTCTTCGCCGCGGTCTTCCTGCTCCCCCGGCACGCCCGCACGCACGCCGAGGCGGCGAGTGACGCCGACACCCCGGCCGTCCCGGAGCCGGAGCTGACCGCCTGA
- a CDS encoding TetR/AcrR family transcriptional regulator: protein MAYRRTPAVQARLDAQREAVLQAAVVLLAERGYGGCSMAAVAERAGIATGSMYRHFSGKSELAVELFRTVVGREVAAVTEAARRESTPQRRLAAAVETFAARALRAPRLAYALLAEPADPVVDAERLVFRRAFRDLFAEQIADAVAAGEIPPQNAELTGAALVGAVGEALVGPLAAGGRHPDEVIPALVSFTLRALGGSHDSDA, encoded by the coding sequence GTGGCATACCGACGCACCCCCGCCGTCCAGGCCCGCCTGGACGCCCAGCGCGAGGCGGTCCTGCAGGCCGCCGTGGTGCTGCTGGCCGAGCGCGGGTACGGCGGCTGCTCGATGGCGGCCGTGGCCGAACGCGCAGGGATCGCCACCGGCTCCATGTACCGGCACTTCTCCGGCAAGTCCGAGCTCGCGGTCGAGCTGTTCCGCACCGTGGTCGGCCGTGAGGTCGCCGCGGTGACCGAGGCCGCCCGGCGCGAGTCCACCCCGCAGCGGCGGCTCGCCGCGGCCGTCGAGACCTTCGCCGCCCGCGCGCTCAGGGCGCCGCGGCTCGCCTACGCCCTGCTCGCCGAACCCGCCGACCCGGTGGTGGACGCCGAACGGCTGGTCTTCCGCCGGGCCTTCCGCGACCTGTTCGCCGAGCAGATCGCCGACGCCGTCGCGGCCGGCGAGATCCCGCCGCAGAACGCCGAACTGACCGGCGCCGCCCTGGTCGGCGCCGTCGGGGAGGCCCTGGTCGGCCCGCTGGCCGCCGGCGGCCGCCACCCCGACGAGGTCATCCCCGCCCTGGTCTCCTTCACCCTTCGCGCCCTCGGAGGCAGCCATGACAGCGACGCATGA
- a CDS encoding TetR family transcriptional regulator, which yields MSHTPGVRQVQKQQSRRALLDAGLRLLEDRNLSSLGVREVTREAGMSPAGFYRHFTDLSALAVVLVEESLASLHAMIRAAFAGGGDGGADDDPEPVIDRAVAVVAEHVRDHRAHARFLARERHGGVRAVREAIGAELHRFVDEVAAALAAQPLSAGWPAADVRMLAELYVDRMVSTAAELLEADAESEARITATVRTQLRLISVGRRHWREG from the coding sequence GTGAGTCACACCCCCGGGGTCCGCCAGGTCCAGAAGCAGCAGAGCCGCCGCGCCCTCCTCGACGCCGGGCTGCGGCTGCTGGAGGACCGCAACCTCAGCTCCCTCGGGGTCCGCGAGGTGACCCGCGAGGCGGGGATGTCGCCGGCCGGGTTCTACCGGCACTTCACCGACCTCTCCGCGCTGGCGGTGGTGCTGGTGGAGGAGTCGCTGGCCAGCCTGCACGCGATGATCCGGGCGGCGTTCGCCGGCGGTGGCGACGGCGGGGCCGACGACGACCCGGAGCCGGTGATCGACCGGGCGGTGGCGGTGGTCGCCGAGCACGTCCGGGACCACCGGGCGCACGCCCGGTTCCTGGCCCGCGAGCGGCACGGCGGGGTGCGGGCGGTGCGCGAGGCGATCGGCGCGGAGCTGCACCGGTTCGTGGACGAGGTGGCCGCCGCGCTCGCCGCCCAGCCGCTCTCGGCCGGGTGGCCTGCCGCGGACGTGCGGATGCTCGCCGAGCTGTACGTGGACCGGATGGTGTCCACGGCCGCCGAGCTGCTGGAGGCCGACGCCGAGTCGGAGGCCCGGATCACCGCCACCGTGCGGACCCAGCTCCGGCTGATCAGTGTCGGTCGCCGGCACTGGCGCGAGGGCTGA
- a CDS encoding isovaleryl-CoA dehydrogenase: MTATHEVTNQVPDPYGHDVAADPALLAVLHRAGAGWAEPELHELGRLAGSEQAAEWGRLANENPPVLRTHDRYGHRIDEVEFHPYWHELMRTAVGHGLHAAPWRDDRPGAHTARAAKFYVWGQVEAGHTCPISMTYAAVPALRATPSLAERYEPLLAAREYDFGLREPLGKRGLIAGMSMTEKQGGSDVRANTTRALPQPDGTYRLTGHKWFTSAPMSDVFLTLAQAPGGLSCFLLPRVLPDGTRNRLHLQRLKDKLGNKSNASSEIEYDEAVGWLVGEEGRGVRTIIEMVNMTRLDCTVGAASAMRYGTFRAHHHATHRRAFGAALVDQPLMRNVLADLAVESEAATTVAMRLAEATDRALAGDEHEVLVRRLGLAVAKYWVCKRGPGHAAEAMECLGGNGYVEESGMPRLYREAPLVSIWEGSGNVAALDALRAMARQPATVEALLTEVDAAAGADRRLDAAVADLRKQLGDPAEIEYRTRRLVESLALVLQGSLLVRHGDPAVADAFCASRLGGDRGGAYGTLPTGVDTEAILARVRA, encoded by the coding sequence ATGACAGCGACGCATGAGGTCACCAACCAGGTGCCCGACCCCTACGGCCACGACGTCGCCGCCGACCCGGCCCTGCTGGCCGTCCTGCACCGGGCCGGCGCCGGCTGGGCCGAGCCCGAGCTGCACGAACTCGGCCGCCTCGCCGGCTCCGAGCAGGCCGCCGAGTGGGGCCGGCTGGCCAACGAGAACCCGCCCGTGCTGCGTACCCACGACCGCTACGGCCACCGGATCGACGAGGTCGAGTTCCACCCGTACTGGCACGAGCTGATGCGCACCGCCGTCGGCCACGGCCTGCACGCCGCCCCCTGGCGCGACGACCGCCCCGGCGCCCACACCGCGCGGGCCGCCAAGTTCTACGTCTGGGGCCAGGTCGAGGCCGGGCACACCTGCCCGATCTCGATGACCTACGCCGCCGTCCCCGCGCTGCGCGCCACCCCCTCCCTCGCCGAGCGGTACGAACCCCTGCTCGCCGCACGGGAGTACGACTTCGGGCTGCGTGAGCCGCTCGGCAAGCGCGGGCTGATCGCCGGCATGTCGATGACCGAGAAGCAGGGCGGCTCCGACGTCCGCGCCAACACCACCCGGGCCCTCCCGCAGCCCGACGGCACCTACCGGCTGACCGGCCACAAGTGGTTCACCTCGGCCCCGATGTCGGACGTGTTCCTCACCCTGGCCCAGGCGCCCGGAGGTCTCAGCTGCTTCCTGCTGCCGCGCGTCCTGCCCGACGGCACCCGCAACCGGCTGCACCTCCAGCGGCTCAAGGACAAGCTCGGCAACAAGTCCAACGCCTCCTCCGAGATCGAGTACGACGAGGCGGTCGGCTGGCTGGTCGGCGAGGAGGGCCGCGGGGTGCGGACCATCATCGAGATGGTCAACATGACCCGGCTCGACTGCACCGTCGGCGCCGCCTCCGCCATGCGGTACGGCACCTTCCGCGCCCACCACCACGCCACCCACCGGCGGGCGTTCGGCGCGGCGCTGGTCGACCAGCCGCTGATGCGCAACGTGCTCGCCGATCTCGCCGTCGAGTCCGAGGCCGCCACCACGGTGGCCATGCGCCTGGCCGAGGCCACCGACCGCGCCCTGGCCGGCGACGAACACGAAGTGCTGGTACGGCGGTTGGGCCTCGCCGTCGCCAAGTACTGGGTCTGCAAGCGCGGTCCGGGCCACGCCGCCGAGGCCATGGAGTGCCTGGGCGGCAACGGCTACGTCGAGGAGTCCGGCATGCCCCGGCTCTACCGGGAGGCCCCGCTGGTCTCCATCTGGGAGGGCTCCGGCAACGTCGCCGCCCTGGACGCGCTGCGCGCCATGGCCCGGCAGCCCGCCACCGTGGAGGCGCTGCTCACCGAGGTCGACGCCGCCGCGGGTGCCGACCGCCGGCTGGACGCCGCCGTCGCCGACCTGCGCAAGCAGCTCGGCGACCCGGCCGAGATCGAGTACCGCACCCGCCGGCTGGTCGAGTCGCTGGCCCTCGTCCTCCAGGGCTCGCTGCTGGTCCGCCACGGCGACCCGGCGGTGGCCGACGCCTTCTGCGCCTCCCGGCTGGGCGGCGACCGCGGCGGCGCGTACGGCACCCTGCCCACCGGCGTGGACACCGAGGCGATCCTGGCCCGGGTGCGGGCGTGA
- a CDS encoding DUF4190 domain-containing protein, whose protein sequence is MNLSQRQRTGEADQMAVASFVLGLIGLLVFNLVLGPLALALGGLALVRGTGRRGRALLGLALGAADLAVLAGAVATSHGTLWQLGG, encoded by the coding sequence GTGAACCTCTCCCAGCGCCAACGCACCGGCGAGGCCGACCAGATGGCCGTCGCCTCCTTCGTCCTCGGCCTGATCGGCCTGCTGGTCTTCAACCTCGTACTCGGCCCGCTGGCCCTCGCGCTCGGCGGCCTGGCCCTGGTTCGCGGCACCGGCCGCCGGGGCCGGGCGCTGCTCGGGCTCGCCCTCGGCGCGGCGGACCTGGCCGTCCTGGCCGGTGCGGTCGCCACCAGCCACGGCACCCTCTGGCAGCTGGGCGGCTGA
- a CDS encoding TetR/AcrR family transcriptional regulator C-terminal domain-containing protein, which produces MSSAMPEIPWHKARRPEPRQPLSRDAIVAAGIRILDAEGLAGVTMRRVAQELGTGPASLYAHVSNKDELCELMLERITGEIDLPDRPDPARWKDQVKEICLEAQRVYSAHRDITLISLGSIPLGPNQLRVTEFMLDLLLQAGIPPQVAAWALDTLGQLIDTDAYEGSLYTAKAASGTDIDAYFASIEDYLSRLPRDRFPRLVEHAGTMVEGDGDQRFLFKIDTLLRGLETHIEA; this is translated from the coding sequence ATGTCCTCGGCGATGCCCGAGATCCCCTGGCACAAGGCGCGCAGGCCCGAACCCCGGCAGCCGCTGAGCCGGGACGCCATCGTCGCGGCCGGGATCCGGATCCTGGACGCCGAGGGCCTCGCCGGCGTCACCATGCGCCGGGTCGCCCAGGAGCTCGGCACCGGCCCCGCCTCGCTGTACGCGCACGTCTCCAACAAGGACGAGCTGTGCGAGCTGATGCTCGAACGGATCACCGGCGAGATCGATCTGCCCGACCGGCCCGACCCGGCCCGCTGGAAGGACCAGGTCAAGGAGATCTGCCTGGAGGCGCAGCGGGTCTACTCCGCCCACCGCGACATCACGCTGATCTCCCTCGGGTCCATCCCGCTCGGACCCAACCAGCTGCGCGTCACCGAGTTCATGCTCGACCTGCTGCTCCAGGCCGGCATCCCCCCGCAGGTCGCCGCCTGGGCCCTCGACACGCTGGGCCAGCTGATCGACACCGACGCCTACGAGGGCTCGCTCTACACGGCGAAGGCGGCCTCCGGCACCGACATCGACGCCTACTTCGCCAGCATCGAGGACTACCTCTCCCGGCTGCCGCGCGACCGGTTCCCGCGCCTGGTGGAGCATGCCGGGACCATGGTCGAGGGCGACGGCGACCAGCGCTTCCTGTTCAAGATCGACACCCTGCTGCGCGGTCTGGAGACCCACATCGAGGCGTGA
- a CDS encoding alginate lyase family protein, which yields MTRIRQLAVAAALLPLVALAPTAAPAEAAPPSFTHPGVLVSRGQLDFVRGKVQAGAQPWKAAYDRMHASKYASLSRTPKPRAVVECGSYSNPNYGCTDEREDALAAYTLALEWSITRDSRYATKAIQIMDAWSGTLKDHTNSNAPLQSAWSASTWPRAAEIIRYGYGNWPADKVDRFGAMLRNVYLPKVVNGSRSNGNWELSMTEATIGIAVFLNDRSVYDKAVATFRGRVPAYVYLATDGPLPRTAPGSGLDTRDEIVRYWQGQTTFVDGLSQETCRDLTHTGYGLSAIAHVAETSRIQGQDLYPEVADRLRHALGLHSRYQLGEPVPANLCGGALERDLGPVTEVGYNALHNRLGYGMENTRKLTEQQRPAGTDNLFTAWETLTHADNPA from the coding sequence ATGACCAGGATCCGTCAACTCGCCGTGGCGGCCGCGCTGTTACCGCTCGTCGCCCTCGCCCCCACCGCCGCGCCCGCCGAGGCCGCGCCGCCCTCCTTCACCCACCCGGGCGTGCTGGTCAGCCGCGGCCAGCTCGACTTCGTCCGCGGCAAGGTCCAGGCCGGCGCCCAGCCCTGGAAGGCCGCCTACGACCGGATGCACGCCAGCAAGTACGCCTCGCTGAGCCGAACTCCCAAGCCCCGCGCGGTCGTCGAGTGCGGCTCCTACTCCAACCCCAACTACGGCTGCACCGACGAGCGCGAGGACGCGCTGGCCGCGTACACGCTCGCCCTGGAGTGGTCCATCACCCGGGACAGCCGCTACGCGACCAAGGCGATCCAGATCATGGACGCCTGGTCGGGCACCCTGAAGGACCACACCAACAGCAACGCCCCGCTGCAGAGCGCCTGGTCGGCCTCCACCTGGCCGCGCGCCGCCGAGATCATCCGGTACGGCTACGGCAACTGGCCCGCCGACAAGGTCGACCGCTTCGGCGCCATGCTGCGCAACGTCTACCTGCCGAAGGTGGTCAACGGCTCCCGGAGCAACGGCAACTGGGAGCTGAGCATGACCGAGGCCACCATCGGCATCGCCGTCTTCCTGAACGACCGGTCGGTGTACGACAAGGCGGTCGCCACGTTCCGCGGGCGGGTCCCCGCCTACGTCTACCTGGCCACCGACGGCCCGCTCCCGAGGACCGCCCCCGGCAGCGGGCTGGACACCCGGGACGAGATCGTCCGGTACTGGCAAGGGCAGACCACCTTCGTCGACGGCCTCAGCCAGGAGACCTGCCGCGACCTGACCCACACCGGCTACGGACTCTCCGCCATCGCCCACGTCGCCGAGACCAGCCGGATCCAGGGCCAGGACCTCTACCCGGAGGTCGCCGACCGGCTGCGCCACGCGCTCGGCCTTCACAGCAGGTACCAGCTGGGCGAACCCGTCCCGGCGAACCTCTGCGGCGGCGCCCTGGAGCGGGACCTCGGCCCGGTCACCGAGGTCGGCTACAACGCCCTGCACAACCGCCTCGGTTACGGCATGGAGAACACCCGGAAGCTGACCGAGCAGCAGCGCCCGGCCGGCACCGACAACCTGTTCACCGCCTGGGAGACGCTCACCCACGCGGACAACCCGGCCTGA
- a CDS encoding amidohydrolase family protein, producing the protein MRAADPGPARGGEAAEVRAFWRGLGLPGLVDVHTHFMPERVLDKVWAYFDAVGPLTGRPWPIAYREAEEQRVARLREFGVLAFTAMLYPHKPDMAVWLNSWAADFAARTPDCLHTATFYPEPGAAAYTEAAIDRGARVFKAHLQVGAYDPRDAHLDRVWGLLAETGTPVVTHCGSGPAPGKHTGPGPIGEVLARHPRLRLIVAHLGLPEYRDFLDLAERYPGVRLDTTMVFTGFTEATNPFPRAELPRLLALGDRVLLGSDFPNIPYPYLEALRSLERLELGEDWLRAVCHDNAARLFGLAAR; encoded by the coding sequence GTGAGGGCGGCTGACCCGGGCCCGGCCCGGGGCGGCGAGGCGGCGGAGGTCCGGGCGTTCTGGCGCGGGTTGGGGCTGCCCGGGCTGGTGGATGTGCACACCCACTTCATGCCCGAGCGGGTGCTCGACAAGGTGTGGGCCTACTTCGACGCGGTGGGCCCGCTCACCGGCCGCCCCTGGCCGATCGCCTACCGCGAGGCGGAGGAGCAACGGGTCGCCAGGCTCCGGGAGTTCGGCGTGCTGGCGTTCACCGCCATGCTCTACCCGCACAAGCCGGACATGGCCGTCTGGCTCAACTCCTGGGCCGCCGACTTCGCCGCCCGCACCCCCGACTGCCTGCACACCGCCACCTTCTACCCCGAGCCCGGCGCCGCCGCCTACACCGAGGCCGCGATCGACCGCGGCGCCCGGGTGTTCAAGGCCCACCTCCAGGTCGGCGCGTACGACCCGCGGGACGCCCACCTCGACCGGGTCTGGGGCCTGCTGGCCGAGACCGGCACCCCCGTGGTCACCCACTGCGGATCCGGCCCGGCCCCCGGCAAGCACACCGGCCCCGGACCGATCGGCGAGGTGCTGGCCCGCCATCCCCGGCTCCGGCTGATCGTCGCCCACCTCGGCCTGCCCGAGTACCGGGACTTCCTGGACCTGGCCGAGCGGTACCCCGGGGTGCGGCTGGACACCACCATGGTGTTCACCGGGTTCACCGAGGCCACCAACCCCTTCCCCAGGGCCGAGCTGCCCCGGCTGCTCGCCCTCGGCGACCGCGTGCTGCTCGGCTCCGACTTCCCCAACATCCCGTACCCCTACCTGGAGGCCCTGCGGTCGCTGGAACGGCTGGAGCTGGGGGAGGACTGGCTGCGCGCGGTCTGCCACGACAACGCGGCCCGGCTGTTCGGCCTCGCGGCCCGCTGA
- the gcl gene encoding glyoxylate carboligase, producing MPRMTAARAAVEILKREGVEVAFGVPGAAINPFYKALKEGGGISHTLARHVEGASHMAEGYTRAGAGNIGVCIGTSGPAGTDMITGLYSAIADSIPILCITGQAPVSKLHKEDFQAVDIASIAKPVTKKATTVLEAAQVPGVFQEAFHLMRSGRPGPVLIDLPIDVQQTEIEFDPETYEPLPVYKPAATRAQVEKAIGFLLEAERPLIVAGGGIINADAADLLVEFAELTGVPVISTLMGWGVIPDDHELAAGMVGVQTAHRYGNATFLESDFVLGIGNRWANRHTGYNLEAYTRGRKFVHVDIEPTQIGKIFAPDYGIVSDARAALELFVAVAKELKAEGRLPDFTGWAASAQDRKATLQRRTHFDNIPIKPQRVYEEMNRAFGPETRYVTTIGLSQIAAAQFLHVYKARHWINCGQAGPLGWTIPAAIGAATADPETPIVALSGDYDFQFMIEELAVAAQHKVPYIHVLVNNAYLGLIRQAQIGLDINFQVNLEFENINTPEIGVYGVDHVKVAEGLGVKAIRVTDPNELGAAFEEAKKLAAEHRVPVVVEAILERVTNIAMSKTVDMSNVTEFEELATEPGHAPTAVKALKV from the coding sequence ATGCCTCGTATGACAGCCGCCCGTGCGGCAGTTGAGATCCTCAAGCGCGAAGGCGTCGAGGTCGCGTTCGGCGTGCCGGGCGCAGCGATCAACCCCTTCTACAAGGCGCTGAAGGAGGGCGGTGGCATCAGCCACACGCTCGCCCGCCACGTCGAGGGTGCCTCGCACATGGCCGAGGGGTACACCCGCGCCGGTGCCGGCAACATCGGCGTCTGCATCGGCACCTCCGGTCCGGCCGGCACCGACATGATCACCGGCCTGTACTCGGCGATCGCCGACTCGATCCCGATCCTGTGCATCACCGGTCAGGCGCCGGTCTCCAAGCTGCACAAGGAGGACTTCCAGGCCGTCGACATCGCCTCGATCGCCAAGCCGGTCACCAAGAAGGCCACCACCGTGCTGGAGGCCGCCCAGGTCCCGGGCGTCTTCCAGGAGGCCTTCCACCTGATGCGCTCCGGCCGTCCCGGCCCGGTCCTGATCGACCTGCCGATCGACGTCCAGCAGACCGAGATCGAGTTCGACCCGGAGACCTACGAGCCGCTGCCGGTCTACAAGCCAGCCGCGACCCGGGCCCAGGTGGAGAAGGCGATCGGCTTCCTGCTGGAGGCGGAGCGTCCGCTGATCGTCGCCGGCGGCGGCATCATCAATGCCGACGCGGCCGACCTGCTGGTCGAGTTCGCCGAGCTCACCGGCGTCCCGGTCATCTCCACCCTGATGGGCTGGGGCGTCATCCCGGACGACCACGAGCTGGCCGCCGGCATGGTCGGCGTCCAGACCGCGCACCGCTACGGCAACGCCACCTTCCTGGAGTCGGACTTCGTCCTCGGCATCGGCAACCGCTGGGCCAACCGCCACACCGGCTACAACCTGGAGGCCTACACCCGGGGCCGGAAGTTCGTCCACGTCGACATCGAGCCGACCCAGATCGGCAAGATCTTCGCCCCGGACTACGGCATCGTCTCCGACGCCCGGGCCGCGCTGGAGCTCTTCGTCGCGGTGGCCAAGGAGCTCAAGGCCGAGGGCCGGCTGCCGGACTTCACCGGCTGGGCCGCCTCCGCCCAGGACCGCAAGGCCACCCTGCAGCGCCGTACCCACTTCGACAACATCCCGATCAAGCCGCAGCGCGTCTACGAGGAGATGAACCGGGCGTTCGGCCCGGAGACCCGCTACGTCACCACGATCGGCCTCTCGCAGATCGCCGCCGCGCAGTTCCTCCACGTCTACAAGGCGCGCCACTGGATCAACTGCGGCCAGGCCGGCCCGCTCGGCTGGACCATCCCGGCCGCGATCGGTGCCGCCACCGCCGATCCCGAGACCCCGATCGTCGCGCTCTCCGGCGACTACGACTTCCAGTTCATGATCGAGGAGCTGGCGGTCGCCGCCCAGCACAAGGTCCCCTACATCCACGTCCTGGTGAACAACGCCTACCTGGGCCTGATCCGCCAGGCCCAGATCGGGCTGGACATCAACTTCCAGGTCAACCTGGAGTTCGAGAACATCAACACCCCGGAGATCGGCGTCTACGGCGTCGACCACGTCAAGGTCGCCGAGGGCCTGGGGGTCAAGGCCATCCGGGTCACCGACCCGAACGAGCTGGGTGCCGCCTTCGAGGAGGCCAAGAAGCTCGCCGCCGAGCACCGCGTCCCGGTCGTCGTCGAGGCCATCCTGGAGCGGGTCACCAACATCGCGATGAGCAAGACGGTGGACATGAGCAACGTCACCGAGTTCGAGGAGCTGGCGACCGAGCCGGGCCACGCCCCGACCGCCGTCAAGGCCCTCAAGGTCTGA